In Nicotiana tabacum cultivar K326 chromosome 10, ASM71507v2, whole genome shotgun sequence, the DNA window tgaatttttttttttttttttttttttggatatgaCTGGATTGTTGTATCGGAATTGCAACTTTAGAAAGTTTTTAGATACGGACTGGATTGTTGTTCTTTTAgtgatttttccttctttttttttttaataatattgtaGTTCTCTATGGCTTTTCTAATCATCAAGCAGATATTTTCCACTTATATTCAGATACTTTACCAAGTTTGGTTTCATTTTGAAAAAATGCATTCTAAGAAATTGTCGAGCGAAAGTAATATTCTGTAAGAGTTCTGGGTTTTTCCGTGGGTTTActaaaaaaagaatttttatCAAGTTTTGCCCTGTCACTAATTTTTGTACCTACGTTCAGCTTCTGGTACCATGATATTGCTGGTTTTTTGGTTTAATTTTCTCGGTATTTTGCATAATTTAGCACCATTTTACTGTATCGTGGAACAAGCTTGATTTTCTAGTTTTTATGCTTCAATAAGAAGGTTGAGAGAAATCTTACCTTCACACTTTAGGCTCTTTTGTATTGGCTagttaaacaaaaaagaaatgagAAACAAGATGTAACCGTGAAGTTATAAAGTGCAATATtttggttttaatatttttccTGGAATTTATGAAGGAGTTTTTCTAATTGCACCATGTGGTGAGTATCTGCCATCTGGTGGCTTCTCTGTTCGCTTGGACATTTTCCTGCTGGATTATCATATGCGTGGTGCTAGATTTTCACATATGTGGTGGTAACTATTATCATATTTGCAAACTGATGCACCGAGGGCCTTCGGTTATATGCTTAAATCAATTGATTTTGTTCAACTTTTCTATTTTGCTGTCATTCTCTTAGAGTTTTGTTTTTCTATGTTTTTAATTAAGTTTTGTTGGAAATATGATAAATCTGTTTACCAACATCACAATTTGTATTTCTTTTGGTACCTACAACTATAACTTTATTAACGCATTGAGATATGCTGTAGGACTTTCTTCATGGTATTGGTTGTTTCCTTTGTATATGTTTTTATACCTTTTTTATGTACTTATACAATATGAGGTTCATATAAATGAGTAAATGACTTTTAGTACAGTCGTACTGTGCAACCTTAGCTATTTGATACGCATTTTTACCTTAATTTATAATTCAATCATGATAAATAGTGCAGTTTGATGTAAACGTCGGGTATGTGCAAGTTTTTATTACCTTGATCATATGCCTGAAACCATTGACAATATTTTGTTGTATTTCTTTTTCAACAGATTTTCACAATTTTTTGGTCCTCATACAACAACTCAAAAGGTACATTATTGACTTCTGTTGGCAACGTCGGTGAACATCATATCTCTATTTTTATATTTGTGTTAAAGAAATATATTACTAGTTTATGCCATTTGTTTTCATCCTGTATTTTCATTAGAGTAGTTCTACGATTTGTCTAACTTTATGATAACAAGTTATGATATAAATGGTTTTTCAGGTTTATAATTGTTTTTTGCATCTATTTACCTTTTTCATGTTAAGTACTTTGTGATTGTAGTGGTCTCGGAATGTAAATTTTTTTCTTAGGAATCTTTCTTTTATAGGGTATTTTCTACTTACATTTTATGTACTTCTTGTCTTAAGAAAGTCACCATCTTGACAAACTCTCTTATGTGGTACCTACCCTTTTGGTCTTGGAAAAGGGACTTAAAGTACTCCAATTGGAGTAAAGATCGCTATGATGATAGTTGGGGTGAGATGGATCAACTACGTGAAATTGTATACCTAAAGATGTTCACCTAATATGTCATATAATGGTATTGAAGCAATTATTAAGGGTAATTTTTTAGTTGTTTGACGCAATACTTTAACATGTTGGAATATTTAGAAATCGCCTTCTTATTCTACCTTTTGACTAATTTATCTGATTTATATAGCTGAATGCTATGTAAAGACTAATTAGTGAAGAAGTTAAATGAGAAGCTTGTTATTAGAACAGTGCAAATGCTTAACTAATACTGTAGTAGAAAAGTATCTAGGTAAAAAAATATCTCTCGACCATACTTACCATCACTCAGAAGATGAGCAAAAGCCCAACATAATAGAAACATGGTCTCTGGCACATGTAAAGTGCTTCTTTCCTGTGAAAGTATCGGAATCAATTTTTATTGTTTGATAATGTTCTGTGCAAAAAATTTCAGGATATACCTAGGAGTGTGCCTCGGTTGAGTGCATTAGTTCTTGCCTTTTATTTTGACGCAGATTCTATAAACTCTTTTCAAGAATTTACCTTGATACTAATGTATCAATTCCCGTTATATCATTGCATCAATCTCGCCATTCATATTATTTTTCAGAGTGAAATTATGCCACTaagatttgaaaagagaaagctCAGAAACTACTCCAGTCAGTAACTGAAGAATTTTCTTATTAGAAGAAGCTAACCTAGATATGAAGAATTGATGTAGGAAAAGAAATGGGTCAGTTTACAGTATTTTAAAACACATGATTTTTTATCCTTCCTCATATATAGATAACTCATGTTATAATGAAGATTTAGAATATTTTGACATAAGATTGGTTTGTGAagcttaaaatcaatgatttcagAGAGCTGACAACTATTTCACTGTGAGCACCGCTTGAGAATTTGCAAATACTTTTCTGGAAGTGCAACATCAAGATAAAGACTGTTTTCTCCATTCATTATGAAGCTGTTGCTTGCTTGTTGCTGGAGTGACTTTACATTTTTGGAAATGTTAATCCATTTTGGAGTTTTTTAGTTTCCTTGTTCTTCGATGACATGATTTCTTGGTGTTGAACCTTTGTGATCATGATGATCCTTTTCAAAGATAATGTGGAATTTCTTCAAGTAGTACAAACTATGTCACCCATATGCGCACGGGCACCACCTATCTAGTTTGTGAAGAAACGAAAAGGTTTTGTGACGTTGGTTGGTACGACATTTCATGCATATGACACCATAAAGAGGAGTTTGAACCAAATATGTCAATTTCCTATAATGTACGATCATATCTAATGGTTCCCTCTCGCCCAAGATCAAGTTGAATCCAAACCTTTTAAActtatgaaatacaaaaaaaattcaaacgaaaaaaaaaaaaaagatgtaagATCGGagaacaccaaaaaaaaaaaaaaacagaaaaggaacaTGCCCATTCTTCATATTACATTACAAATATCAGACCATTTGGGCCACAAAACAAAGGTTCACTGGGCTCCTTCTTAGAGTCCCCTCCTAATTAACCACTGTAATAAGCCAAGTAATGCTACTCGAGGACAATTAAAGAGACTACCTTAGTAGAGAGCAGGTAGCTATGTTTGTTGCCACTTTCTGAAGGGCAAAAAGTTTTATGATAGAGAAGGGAATGCAGAAGAACAGATGCAGGAGAAAAGCAACCATTAAGCTTTTTCTGCCTATGTATTTCTACTATCTACGGACTGACCGTTAGCGAGAACAGTCGCATAATCTGTACAACTGTACATCAAAGAATCAATCATTATTAAACACTCAGAATAGGAGAAGGCATAGGATGATGCAGCAGAAAAGAAAGATGGATAATCTGTTAAGAGACTTCTCCAACTGCCTCATTCTAGAACTACCACTTCCTGGGATGGTGTAAGCGCTTGGATGAGGATAAGCAAATACACTTGTGTCCGAGCTCCCGAAAATCCTTGCCAAAAACATTTCTCCAAATACCCCGACTGTCGGGCTGGACAAACTGGTCATCAGGGATGGACCCAAAGCAGCATAGCTATGGAAGGTAGAGGGGAGGTATTGCCTGTGATGAAGATGCTGACTTATGGGAGACGATGAATTAACCGGAGTGGTTATCCCAATGGCTTGAGGCCTGCGAGGTACAACAACATCCAGTTGAGACTTCTTGAGTTTAGATTCTGTTGATGATGTCCCACGGCCATAGAGAGGAACCAGCGATGAGCTTGAGATGTGAGCCTTACAGACTGGACATTTACATTTCTCTGCTGATCCTGGAGTAGAGCTCTCGACCTGGAGCCACTTGTAAAAGCAAGGCCAGCAGTAGAGGTGACCGCAAAGGGTGACTACAGGGTCATGTGCTGAGTCGAGACAGATATTGCAATCATAACCACCAATTGTACCATCAGAAGTTGCTGTTGGAACAGGAACTGCGCTCCTCTTCTTAACGGAAACATCTTCTTCAGATCCAAAACTGAATATATGTTCACCAAGAAAATTTTGTTCCAAAGCCATGAAGATCTGCTAAAGAACAAAATTTGTAAATAAATCAGCTCGTAAAGTATATTCCCAGACACATGGACAAAAAAATCCATAGGCTGGGACTCAGCAGCTTAACTTGAAATCTAAAATGAGAGGATCTACGGTAATAGTTCTATAACAAGAAAATGAACCGTAGAAATGAAAACATACATGTTTATAGCACAACAACATGATAGGATGAAATCCAGCAACATGATTGGGCATCAAAAACTTCTATTGAAACATGAAATCCAGTTTTCCAAAAGACTATTCAACATAATTAATCCGTTTTTTATGAATTGACCATTTGGAAAGCAAACTAAATAAGACAATTTAATGAATCATTTTCCTATTGCATGTGAGCCAGCAAGGATTGGGAAAAAAGGCATTGTTCACTCTCGTCACAAGTAAGCACGCCCTATTCAAACACTAAATAGTAAACCGTAGAATTGCATTTCTATTAGCGTGAACCCATTTTCTTTGAAACAAATGTAGTGAAAAACTATGTTGCGTGGAGGGTGGACTCTCCAAAATGCTACTGTATTCGGATTCTCCAAAAAGGCACTACTTTCAGAGGATCTGACACACACCCGGAGATATTTTTGGATAGTCCAGACAACATAAGTGAAAATTTACTTCGCGGCTAAAAACTATGTATAAACAAGTGTTAACTCCTGAAAAAATTGAAATAGATATAAAACTAGAATATGGCTAAAATTGTCTTCTAGCTTATTTTGATGGGGTCTTAATCTATGTTGCTTGGACTCTCTCCGAAAATATCGAtgggtgcgtgtcggatcctccaaaaatagtgtatttctggaggatccgacacgggtgcgacAACTATTTTGGAGAGTCCGTGCAACATAGGTCTTAATAGTGAAATTGGTTTGCTACCTTAACTTTCACCTTGTTGGTGAATGGTTGATTCCTCACCTTGTAATTTGCTCCCCCATTTCCCCTTCCCCTTCCTCCTATgtataatagaaataaaaaaattcattttgaTTGAAAAAGCATTTGTATGTCAAACTTGGGCATGAGTTCCAAGTCCCTTCCAATATCCAAAGGCGAACCGTATAAACACACTGTCAAAAAGGCTAATAACCATGTATCAATAAGAGATAGCTATGAAAGTACTTCGATGCATCCTGTTCTACCCCTTTTAGTCCCacaaaaggaacaaaagataAAGGATGGAACCATTAATGGCACATGTAACAAAATTATTCCGCCAAACTCAACCTCCAATTTCCCAATTCCTTTTCATTTCTCTATTTTATAAATGCACAAAATTCCCTATTATGCTTTTGGGGATGAAACAGTCAGGAATTTGTTAAATTTTCTGAAGGAAAAACAAAGTCAACGTGACAAGAaactgaaatcatcaaaataacaccctcGCCATATAAAAGCAGTCCAATGAATGCAAAGATTTTGTTTTCAACGAAAATAATTACTAGCAATTTAACACCATTAACTACTACAAACCATTAACCAAAAACAATTGAAGAACGACgagattttcaaaaaaaaaaaaaaaaggtatgtGGATTTAACTTATTCACAATGTCAAAATCCAAATAGTTCAGAGTTTCTGGGCAAAAAGTTTCTGATTGCAAATTGCaaattttcccatttttcacaaaacaccATCTCAGATAATTAACAGAAGAATATTAACTAAAACAAATGGAAGCAGAAAGGTGAAGAACGTACCAatagatgaaaatgtgtttgggaGAAGTTGAATGGCAAACTGCAAAGAACGAAAAGGTAAAACCAGGGTGAGAAAAGGATGGTTGTGAGTGGAATGGAGGAGATAACGGGTGGATCGGTTTCGATTTTTAAGGGGAGACGGGAGGGGTTGTTTTTGTATTTATAGAAACCTCAGTTCTTCCACTTCTCAACCGCGTAACTTGAGAAAAAGATAGAGAGGCTATATTTAGTTTAAAACATAATTTAActaaattattactattatttatctTTGATCTTAATTTATTACTAATTTAGCTTTCACTATATTAATCAGCTCCACATTTATTAGATTAACTAGTAAATTTACCTGCGCTTCCCGCGGTCAATCATTCAAAAGTTTTGAGTTGAATttcttttgtaattttatttgagatagaagaaataacattttcataaatcaaaaataaaatataaattattatgcCACAaacgaaattttttaaaaatgtaagGAAAAAAATACATATGAAAGCAGAAACAAATGCAATAAAGCAtgatatttttaataatattattaaattCTAGTAATTATTTTCACATCTTGCTGAAACAATTCTTTTCCCAATCGTACCAAGATATTGTGGGACTTAGCTTAACTATCAATTGCTTCTGCAGCTATAAAATATCCCGTTACCATCTTTCTGTAATATGCGAAGTGCCATTAATCAATCAAGACAATTTCAAATTGATCGAGATTCGGCAATAGGATTTTTATATGCATTATGCTATATTTATGTCTAGTTTATTCCAATACTAAGCTCAATCCATACAAATATTTCAAATGGACCTTTTAGCATATCCATAGAATTTCGATTTTGAAGTTATTAAAATGGTAAGGTACCATACCAAAAGATAAATGCCTCAATCAAATTTAAGTTATGAAAGAGGAAATAAATATAGGCTTTACTTAAATAGAAGGCTAAAGAGCACTCTCATCTTCCTTGTTCTTTCAAAGTGTTGCGTCAAGCTTTTGAGAGGGCTCTCAAGCTTCGGTTCCGCAAAAGAAAATAAGGTTTGAATCAAGCAAGAATATGAAATATCCAACCAAGGGAAGGCACATAAAAAAATCTTGATATTTGTGTCACATAAGTTATAAGTAACCATGAGAATATGCTTCTCCTGTTGCTATTCCCTGTAATTTTAAGTCACTAAATTTTAAAAAACATAAGGAAGAAAACTAATGAAAAAGATTAACAGAAACATAGTGCAATAAAAGCTGACACCTTTTTATAGTTTTATAATGATCGAATGCTCGCGGAACGATCACCTATAAAATATAACGTAAGTCCTCTAGCCTCTTTTCTCATTATTATAAATAATACTCCATATTTTGTTAGTAATTGTATTTAGAGGTAAATGTATATAATAATAACATTAATCATTAAAACTGCTAGTATTTATTAGAGATCTTTAGTCTGACGTTCATATTCTATTTTAGAGACTTtagataattttaaaataaagtaaattgaaaatgaaagaagaaaaaaatgaaaaaacagtACATAATTCTTGCCGAATATCCTCCTATATAATTGGTAATTTTGACTTCTTGGAACATAGTTCTTGGGCAAGAATTTACCTACACCGAATAAATTTTTACCTAGTTCTTGTTGAATATGCTCCTAGCTGCTAGCTAGTAATTTTAAAAAGATGTTTCTGACCTCCAATAACACAAGGTTAATAAAGTGGATGACTTTTGAGCTATTTGAGCATTAACAAAGGTTAAGACGATATGAAAAGATTTCATCATCACCATGCATGAGTAACGCCTTCAAAAAATAGCAAGCTAGACTCATTTTAcataaaccaaaaaataaaaatagaaaaaacgaATAAAATAAGTCCAAATAAGACAAAAATAAAGTAATGTGCTAGATAAGTTTATACCCAAGTCCGGTACATGGATCAAAGTTCTTGACGAATGTCCTCAAGCTCAAATTTTATCATATGAACCTTCAGAATTCGGACTAATAATATTTTCCATGGATGCTAAATATGAGAcactacaaaaaaataattttgattgtTACATAGACAATGAGAAGCAAGCAGGAATGAGAACCAGATCAgcagatttctatttcaaaaagggagaaaatttCTTCTTTCTCCTTGAAGTCTTTGCCACAACCACACAACTGCTAATCTTATATACAGATGGATAAAGCAATGTGGATTTAAGCATAGGGAAGTAGGAGGCATTTTATTTTAGTAGGGAGACCAAATAGGTGAGAGGCTTTTTGTAACTGATGTGAACAACATAAATATGAAATTAATATACCAGAGATTAAGCATTCGTTGTATTGTATAATAATAATGTCATTCGCATGTCTTGTGTCTCTTAAGTTGTTGCTACTCAATTCATAATAttcacttatgaattatcaaaacataatATTTCAGGAGGCAAATAAATGAGAGGCTTTTTGTAACCGAAAAAAATTATAATGAGATGtaataaattgattaaaaaatgATCAATTTACAATCATTAAACAAattatatgaaaagaatgagggaggaaaagccaaaaaaaaaagagaaaaaagataaatacgATCCTTGGCCAAAGAGAGGTGTCAACTCACCTCCTCTATTTCCtcttttatatatacatatatatagagagagagagatggtaaaggtaaaaaaaattaagtgattctttattaatttttctaaaattacttgttttaaaattatttttgttaacCATGACAACTATATAGGACCAGAGggaggagtttttttttttttttaattccaataTCAAAAATTTACCGTTAATCATACTACCTTATACAAAATGACATGGCATGTTTTGAGATCAGAAGATTTAAttgatattttttggtatttcatACGCATATTTAGTTTAGGATCATAAAATTTAAAATCTTCTTTACATTCATAAATTTTGTGGCTTGTCAAAACTAAGATATTATTATATGAAACAATACTTTATAAGTTTTTATCTTAATTTATTttgtaattatataattatttgcccttaaaatggataacaattgaatttatacgcgattaTAGGATCCGTAGATTGATTTAACACAAATAATCAAGAGTATTAGATAAATGAGCTAAAGGTATTATGAACAATCAAACCAGTTGAAACGTTATGGCCTAGCTTGAACATGGATTGGGCAATATTTTCTGCCCTTGGTTGAGTCTTGGGTTCGAGGCCAAttaagaacaaagaacaaaataaagtatAGATTTTTCAATAGCAGAGAAGTAAGTTTATATTGTCTTGGTATGCGTGCTACAATCTCTCCATTGAATAAAAAATtatccctttatatagtaggggagtttcacCCCTAGTATAAttttaaaaaaggtaaaaatccccTTTCTCGTCAATTACTGATCTGATGTCGATGTCGGCCGAGATCTGCGCCATGACACCCGATGGGGTGCGGATAACGCGGCCCTCTATAAGTCGTGTGCAACCGCTGTCGTGTCTCATTCCGAGTTCGGGGAATTGTTGTCTTATCGAGCACTCCATTCGGCCCTTAGTACGAGAGGTCTCCAATTTCGAATCTGATCCTATGTAGTCATGTCCTAGCTTTGTTCGACCCACCGAGAAATCGAGGTATATGTTACCCCCGGTTTCATCCCAcgtacagatagtcccctcatttcctCGAGAGTAGGTTTGCCGAAATGATGGGAGACGATAGATGAACCCCAGTTCCTTCCTTCACATGTCACAACCGAGATGACCGATAAGCCAAAATGTCCCATTacgtcgttctgacttcggacacgtgtcgTTCATCGGCCGGTTGCCTTCGAATGCGAAACATTGCGTAtttcccctataaaagcttcTACCTATTGTAATTCTTCTACTTTCCGATCCAAGCTTCTACCTTCAAATTCTTTAGCGGCTGCCAACTCTTTCAAATCTTTATATCTTCATCTTTggtcttcaaatcttcatacttgttcttaGGTTTCTACCTAGATCTTCAACctaccttcaaatcttcatactcttTTGTTCAACCTTCATACTTGTTCCTTCAAACCAtcatacttttttaaaaaaaaattcatattttctcaGATAGTAATGGCTAAAACTTCAAATCAGTTCCTCAGCAAGTTGCCTCTTCATCTTCCCACCCGGCCATATATGCCGAGGTGGCTACTTCTGAAGTGGTTGCTCCTGAGGTGGCTGCCCCCGAGGCCTCCCCCAAGCCCCCCATAAAAATCTTTATACCCGGGGGTTGCTCAATCGCATacgacttcaaagtcgagaaggCCTCATCCAAACATGACCGGGTTGAAGGAGcatggagatacatatgctcCATCACTGAGGATACCTTTCCCAGAGTCCAAGAGGACTGCAAATGGAAAGGCAAAGACGTGGTTGTCTCTGGGCCCGAGGACGATATTACCACTCAAGTGGAGGGGTatttaagtatttacacttacccctttacGTTGGGCCCAGTAGACCAGTAGTTTGTCCTTCTGCAAGAGGTAAGAGGTGTGCCTCGGACTCGGCCAAATCCACCCATCtctttggaggatcgtgatcctcctacgttattttgtgaacaaaatcgaatcccctcggttcaccctcgaccatctactCCGTTTGTACATTCCCCAAATTTTCCGAGGGGGACTAATCAAGCTCATTTGTCGATCCAGCAAGGCCCCCTTTTCGAACATCGACGAGGATCGAGACCGAGGGTGGCAAGGGCGCTTTTTTCGGGTGAGAACTGAAGATTTGATCCCTCCCAAATTATTGCCATTTCACGATaagtggaatgcatctcgtaagtgTAGCCTTCTCTTAAGTGTCAAGTTCCTTTTGTTTCCTTTCTCATAGTCAGTATTTGTGGTCGTGCAGCTGTTGCTCGGGTTCCCAATGCAGTTCCCCGGCTCAAGGAGTAAGTTGAAGGCATTTGCAAGTATGTGTAATACTTCGAGCGCTCGTGATGCAAGCTTTCAAAGAGCCAATGTGAGGCCTATTCTCATGGTAAGGTTCTCCTCCGAATAGCTATTACTATGCTCTAAACTCACATAACGCTGACCTCTCATCTTTCCTTCAcaggttttcctaagaccaccGAACTAAGGCCGCTGGAAGGGGACGAGGATATGTCCTTGTCCGTTGATCCCTTCATTACGGGGCATCCACGGGTTGCTGTagaggagaagaagagaaaaaggaaatcctCGGGTTCAAAGGTGTctgaggtaaaaaaaaaaaaagaggtccgCCACTCAGTCTCGCAAGCCCAAGAAGAATATCGAGTCCCGGGTACCGGACTCTGACTTGCTTTACCAGCTCAAGGATGAGTCTGAAGAAGATGACATCTTCGTCGCTCATGGATCGACCCCTGCCAGGGGGCAGGTGGCAGCCAAGGAAAAGATCCATGAAGTTGATCTCTTTTCGACTCAGGAGGCCGATATTGATAGGGGATGAGACCTCTCGAAAAGCTGCCTCTGTTCTGAAAGAGGCGACCGATGTAATAGAAATCGTTGAAATGCCTTCCTACACCGAGTCCATGCTTGAAGAGGCCCAAGCAGGAAAGGAAAAGTCAATTGAAGGGGCACAAGGTGCAGAAGACCCCCCCCCTCCACTCCTTCTTTAATGGCATAGACATGTTAGCATTGGAAGATTTCTCCGGGCTGGGCCACCTGGAGATATCGAAGAAGGACATGCCTTTGGGAACCAATGGGCCGAGCACGAGCCCAATATTGGTGAAGCAGTTTCCTGCGCCGAGCGTGGACCCGAGAGCAAGAGGACGGTTGTTCTCTTAGTTTTGTAGGATGTCGGGTCTTATCCTCTCCGGTAGGCATATCCAGATACCTCCAATGTCTGGTAACTAAGAAGGACGAGACAAAGATGAATGAGGTGGGCACGCCGAGTATTTTCAATGAGGCATAGCTGGAATTGAACCGGGTAAGGTTATAATACCTCCAAACTCCCCTTGTGAATCACTTAAAGTTTTCCTTCGATGTTCCTTACGTAGCTCCCTTTCTTTGCAGGCTTCAGTTCTTCATCACGAGAGCTTCCTCCGGTACCGCTTGGAGACCAGCCACCTCGAGTTTGAGCTCAAGGAGTAGGTCTGCAAGACAGACATGTATAGGCTTCTTGAGTGAGCAACAAGATGAGGCCCTTAAGGATCTCCCGATTCTCCAGGTCGAGCTGGGAAAAACTCAAAAGAAAGCCTTGACCCTAAAACGGGATCATGCCGACTTGGTTGAAAAGGTAAAGGTATTTGAAGATAAGAAATAGCAGCTAGTCGTGATGACTAACAACATGACTTCGAAGGTTCA includes these proteins:
- the LOC107828113 gene encoding E3 ubiquitin-protein ligase RMA3, translating into MALEQNFLGEHIFSFGSEEDVSVKKRSAVPVPTATSDGTIGGYDCNICLDSAHDPVVTLCGHLYCWPCFYKWLQVESSTPGSAEKCKCPVCKAHISSSSLVPLYGRGTSSTESKLKKSQLDVVVPRRPQAIGITTPVNSSSPISQHLHHRQYLPSTFHSYAALGPSLMTSLSSPTVGVFGEMFLARIFGSSDTSVFAYPHPSAYTIPGSGSSRMRQLEKSLNRLSIFLFCCIILCLLLF